In one window of Henckelia pumila isolate YLH828 chromosome 1, ASM3356847v2, whole genome shotgun sequence DNA:
- the LOC140891501 gene encoding BI1-like protein — translation MYGYAGVSSGDSGMKGGGVDLEAGEMLYPGIGYGENQLRWGFIRKVYGILAAQIVLTTAISAVTVLYAPINDLLRGNSALLLFLLFTPFVLLWPLFVYQQKHPLNFIFLGLFTASLSVTVGVSCANTEGRIVLEALILTSAVVSALTGYTFWASKKGKDFSFMGPILFTSLFVLVLTGFIQMFFPFGSTSVAIYSAMGAIIFSGYIVYDTHNLIKRFTYDEYIWASVTLYLDVLNLFLTILRMLRQGDN, via the exons ATGTACGGCTACGCAGGCGTGAGCAGCGGCGACAGCGGGATGAAGGGCGGCGGCGTCGACCTGGAAGCCGGCGAGATGCTGTACCCTGGAATCGGGTATGGCGAGAATCAGCTGCGATGGGGATTCATACGCAAAGTCTACGGTATCTTGGCGGCGCAGATCGTCCTCACCACTGCCATATCCGCCGTCACCGTTCTGTACGCGCCGATCAATGATCTTCTCCGTGGCAATTCCGCCTTACTGCTTTTTCTCCTCTTCACCCCCTTCGTCT TGTTGTGGCCCTTGTTCGTGTATCAACAAAAGCACCCATTGAACTTCATTTTCCTTGGGCTTTTCACTGCTTCCTTGAGTGTCACAGTTGGTGTTAGCTGTGCCAATACAGAAG GAAGAATAGTGCTTGAGGCCTTAATCTTGACATCAGCAGTAGTTTCAGCTCTGACTGGATACACTTTCTGGGCTTCAAAGAAGGGCAAGGACTTCAGCTTTATGGGACCAATCTTGTTTACTAGTCTTTTTGTCTTGGTTTTGACTGGTTTCATTCAG ATGTTCTTCCCGTTTGGATCAACCTCAGTTGCCATCTACAGTGCAATGGGTGCCATAATTTTCTCAGGATACATAGTTTACGATACTCACAATTTGATCAAACGCTTCACATATGACGAATATATCTGGGCATCTGTCACCCTTTATCTGGACGTCCTGAACTTGTTCCTTACCATTCTGCGGATGCTAAGGCAGGGAGACAACTGA